The proteins below are encoded in one region of bacterium:
- a CDS encoding sugar transferase has product MKHLRLVRLWLFLTDFALLEAAFFGVYWWRFESGMFRNPVSFSPGELLAPSLFVTAYWLLLFAWFGLFRFDPLQSRRIAALAASKAAAIGVLVLFILTFQISDPLPSTRLILVSYGVAIFIIVSGDRLALLTILRAFRIRGMGAFRTLLVGDGNRARQILRHVAMHPELGFRVQAVIARLPDQAVTDSGIPWVGTLSGFRKVLRFGHYDAVLLAPDERDESSLGRLLRILREFRVRCLIFADQYNLLVGEVKPTRVYGHPLVDVRPELLSSAERTLKRITDVAFALLLLIVTLPVWVILAIAIPLDSRGAIFYAQKRVGLNGRAFTLYKFRSMAHDAESRTGAVLAAPGDPRVTRVGRLIRSTRLDELPQLINVLSGEMSLVGPRPERKEFVERFVKEIPLYERRLNVKPGLTGWSQVHLKYDSRADQISTKLQYDFFYIENMSLPLDVKILFMTLFVMLRGEGT; this is encoded by the coding sequence ATGAAGCACCTTCGGCTCGTGCGTCTATGGCTCTTCCTCACCGACTTCGCGCTCCTCGAAGCCGCCTTCTTCGGTGTCTACTGGTGGCGCTTCGAGTCGGGGATGTTCCGCAATCCGGTGTCTTTCAGCCCGGGAGAACTGCTCGCTCCCAGTCTGTTCGTTACCGCGTATTGGCTGCTGCTCTTTGCATGGTTCGGACTCTTCCGGTTCGATCCTCTGCAGTCGCGCCGGATCGCCGCGCTCGCGGCGTCTAAAGCCGCGGCTATCGGTGTGCTGGTTCTGTTCATTCTGACATTCCAGATCAGCGATCCGCTGCCCAGTACGAGATTGATCTTGGTCTCCTACGGCGTGGCCATCTTCATTATTGTCTCCGGAGATCGCCTTGCGCTGTTGACGATTTTGCGCGCATTCCGTATTCGCGGCATGGGAGCGTTTCGCACTCTGCTCGTGGGGGATGGAAACCGTGCTCGGCAGATCCTGCGGCATGTGGCCATGCATCCCGAATTGGGTTTTCGGGTCCAAGCGGTGATCGCCCGTCTGCCTGACCAAGCCGTCACAGACAGCGGCATTCCCTGGGTCGGCACGCTCTCCGGTTTTCGCAAGGTTCTGCGGTTCGGACACTATGATGCCGTGTTGCTCGCTCCCGATGAGCGCGATGAGTCCAGCCTGGGCCGTCTGCTGCGCATCCTGCGAGAGTTTCGCGTCCGCTGCCTGATCTTCGCCGACCAGTACAACCTTCTTGTCGGAGAGGTCAAGCCGACCCGGGTGTATGGTCACCCTCTGGTCGATGTCCGACCGGAACTCCTGAGTTCGGCCGAGCGCACTCTCAAGCGAATCACCGACGTGGCCTTCGCGCTGCTGTTGCTGATCGTGACGCTGCCCGTGTGGGTCATTCTGGCGATCGCCATTCCACTGGATTCCCGTGGCGCTATCTTCTACGCCCAAAAACGGGTGGGCCTGAACGGCCGGGCCTTTACTCTGTACAAGTTCCGTTCGATGGCCCATGATGCCGAATCGCGAACCGGCGCCGTGCTCGCCGCACCCGGCGATCCCCGCGTAACGCGTGTAGGACGGTTGATCCGCTCGACTCGCCTTGACGAATTGCCACAATTGATCAATGTGCTCTCCGGCGAAATGAGCCTTGTAGGGCCAAGGCCGGAACGGAAGGAGTTCGTCGAGCGTTTTGTAAAGGAGATTCCGCTCTATGAACGCCGGTTGAATGTGAAGCCGGGTCTGACAGGCTGGTCGCAGGTCCATCTGAAATACGACAGCCGCGCCGACCAGATTTCCACCAAACTGCAATACGATTTCTTCTATATCGAAAACATGTCCCTGCCGCTGGATGTCAAAATCCTCTTCATGACCCTGTTTGTCATGCTCCGCGGCGAGGGGACGTAA
- the purD gene encoding phosphoribosylamine--glycine ligase: MKIAVVGSGGREHALLWRLARDAGTRELYALPGNGGTEGLARSIPVDTNDTAALRSALRSIAPDLAVIGPEVPLAAGIADQLLIDGIPCFGPVAAAARIEASKAFSKLLMRKHGIPTADFEIFEDYAKLESFVHSQPEGNCWVVKADGLAAGKGAYVCTSLKETLQTAHDLLVEKKLGGAGVTVVLERKLAGREVSALYLCDGKDYIALPPAQDYKRAEDGDRGPNTGGMGTFCPAAHLTPAMQQDVERTIIEPTLRALAEDAAPYRGVLYAGLMLTADGPQVIEFNCRFGDPETQVILPVLKGDFAKTLLACAEGKLSVAGAHSLATSGAAVCVVLAAEGYPEHYRKSIPLRDAADTDHAVTFHAGTVRKDGALLSSGGRVLNAVGLGATMADARRNAYEFAEQLRVPGLRFRSDIAAGV; this comes from the coding sequence TTGAAGATTGCGGTGGTAGGTTCCGGCGGACGCGAGCACGCGCTGTTGTGGCGGTTGGCGCGCGACGCCGGGACGCGAGAACTTTATGCCTTGCCGGGAAACGGGGGTACCGAAGGCCTTGCGAGGTCGATCCCAGTTGACACAAATGATACGGCGGCTTTGCGATCAGCACTTCGGAGCATTGCGCCGGATTTGGCGGTGATTGGGCCGGAGGTTCCGCTGGCGGCAGGCATTGCGGATCAGTTGTTGATAGATGGCATCCCCTGTTTCGGACCTGTGGCGGCGGCAGCGCGGATTGAAGCCTCGAAGGCTTTCTCCAAACTGCTCATGCGCAAGCATGGCATCCCGACAGCGGACTTTGAGATTTTTGAGGACTACGCCAAGCTCGAGAGCTTTGTTCACTCGCAGCCCGAGGGGAATTGCTGGGTGGTGAAGGCGGATGGTCTTGCTGCGGGAAAGGGCGCGTATGTCTGCACCTCACTTAAGGAGACGCTGCAGACAGCGCACGACCTGCTCGTAGAGAAGAAGCTTGGCGGGGCGGGCGTGACCGTAGTACTCGAGCGAAAACTTGCGGGGCGGGAAGTCTCGGCGCTGTATCTGTGTGACGGAAAAGACTATATTGCCCTCCCCCCCGCTCAAGATTACAAACGGGCAGAAGATGGAGATCGCGGCCCCAATACCGGGGGCATGGGAACGTTTTGTCCGGCAGCACACCTGACACCTGCCATGCAGCAGGATGTTGAACGCACGATTATCGAACCCACGTTGCGCGCGCTGGCCGAAGACGCCGCGCCGTACCGGGGTGTGCTCTATGCCGGGTTGATGCTGACGGCGGACGGTCCGCAGGTGATCGAATTCAACTGCCGCTTTGGAGATCCGGAAACACAGGTGATTCTGCCCGTGCTGAAGGGCGACTTCGCCAAGACCTTGCTGGCCTGCGCCGAGGGTAAGCTATCGGTCGCCGGCGCTCATTCATTGGCGACCTCCGGCGCGGCGGTGTGCGTGGTGCTGGCCGCAGAAGGTTATCCGGAGCACTATAGGAAGTCTATTCCTCTGCGCGATGCCGCAGATACGGATCATGCCGTGACATTCCATGCCGGGACAGTTCGCAAGGATGGTGCGCTGCTGAGCAGCGGCGGCCGCGTGCTGAATGCGGTTGGCCTTGGCGCGACTATGGCGGACGCGCGGCGGAACGCGTATGAATTCGCGGAGCAGTTGCGGGTGCCGGGCTTGCGGTTCCGGTCTGATATTGCAGCGGGAGTGTGA
- a CDS encoding O-antigen ligase family protein: MLALLIVLAWYGWNVNGRLALIGLGIVAMGMAAMVLHEPALGTAVAIFVISSNVTAFLPTITSPFLGLAVFSILIRKLIARNLNFRVTPFFVCTLLFFTWEWMSKLWAPTDNPLTPLPLTTFVRDLLIIVAVSWTVETPRQLRLVIIAGVLGAIVSASLTIQSFYAFLASKEAAELAKRASEIRFAGTFVDPNMAALSVIPFVGLGIVLFRSRGPWLLRLLGVVALVVPLVAVALSLSRGGTITALILLLMMVWAERRRWLLFSMIGVVIVIVLSVVPVDVIGRIATIGQGSRDASIGQRADMFWGGLQMAWDHFPLGVGLGNYGNFAMDYCRTMDHGNVAHEAYIDTIAESGPVGLLLLLVMLASLIPELRVKKWRISPDDFDTNIGVAMAAIFVYIILALAHNSYQHYPLYFVIMSVMSMRSTIFSDSRLRHLSTSTLDTLPSSDEV; this comes from the coding sequence GTGCTCGCCCTGCTGATCGTCTTGGCGTGGTACGGTTGGAATGTCAACGGACGGCTCGCCTTGATCGGACTCGGCATCGTGGCTATGGGTATGGCAGCGATGGTGCTGCATGAGCCTGCATTGGGGACGGCTGTTGCGATTTTCGTAATCAGCTCGAATGTGACGGCTTTTCTACCGACCATAACCTCGCCATTCTTGGGACTCGCGGTCTTTTCCATACTGATTCGTAAGCTGATCGCCCGCAACCTCAATTTCCGAGTTACGCCGTTCTTCGTGTGTACGCTACTTTTCTTCACATGGGAGTGGATGTCCAAACTATGGGCGCCGACGGATAATCCGCTCACGCCTCTGCCACTAACCACTTTTGTGCGGGACTTGCTTATTATTGTTGCGGTCTCCTGGACAGTCGAAACACCGCGCCAATTGCGCCTGGTCATTATTGCGGGTGTACTCGGCGCTATTGTATCCGCATCCCTTACGATCCAGAGTTTCTACGCCTTTCTCGCGAGCAAGGAAGCTGCCGAATTAGCCAAACGCGCGAGCGAGATTCGCTTTGCAGGTACATTCGTGGATCCCAACATGGCTGCTCTCTCTGTCATTCCATTTGTTGGGCTCGGTATTGTACTTTTTCGGAGCCGAGGTCCATGGTTACTCCGTCTTCTTGGAGTTGTGGCGCTCGTGGTTCCCCTCGTTGCGGTCGCCTTGTCCCTTTCTCGCGGAGGTACAATAACGGCCCTCATTTTGTTATTGATGATGGTCTGGGCGGAGCGCCGCCGTTGGCTCCTGTTCAGCATGATTGGTGTCGTAATTGTTATTGTGCTTTCAGTCGTTCCCGTGGATGTCATCGGGCGAATCGCTACCATTGGCCAAGGTAGCCGCGATGCATCAATCGGTCAGCGCGCAGATATGTTTTGGGGAGGGTTGCAGATGGCGTGGGACCACTTCCCTCTCGGCGTCGGCCTCGGAAACTATGGTAATTTTGCGATGGATTACTGCCGCACAATGGACCATGGAAACGTCGCGCACGAAGCGTATATCGATACTATCGCTGAATCCGGCCCGGTCGGTCTCTTACTTCTTCTTGTGATGCTTGCATCGCTTATTCCTGAACTTCGAGTCAAAAAATGGCGCATTTCGCCCGACGACTTTGATACAAACATCGGTGTGGCGATGGCAGCCATTTTCGTGTACATAATCTTGGCGTTGGCTCACAATAGTTATCAGCACTATCCTCTCTATTTTGTGATAATGTCTGTCATGAGCATGAGGTCCACCATATTTTCTGATTCGCGCCTGCGGCACCTGAGTACGAGCACCTTGGATACTTTGCCCTCTTCTGATGAGGTGTAG
- a CDS encoding sigma-54 dependent transcriptional regulator: MNALKSLLGNSEAMRGLRALISQVAPTDISVLVIGESGTGKELVARALHDLSPRRSKPLLFVNCGAIPQGIFESEVFGHERGSYTGAEKLRLGYFEQADGGTLVLDEIGEMPMGAQVKLLRVLEQGEFMRVGSSSIRKVNVRIIAATHVDLMAAVARGDFRQDLYYRLKAVTVTVPPLRDRAEDIPLLCDHFLKLFCERNHLAEPVISDEAKQLLKGQYWSGNVRELRNVVETVLTLERGVSLLKAEHFRPHLPNGATASNLPVLVHRSPEALEQELLLRTLLDLRREVGEVKTLLVAAISSSQPTQSTAESVKLRDMEREQILRTLNENRGNRRKTARDLGIGERTLYRKLKEYEIL; the protein is encoded by the coding sequence GTGAACGCACTCAAATCACTTTTGGGAAACAGCGAAGCGATGCGCGGCTTGCGCGCCTTGATCAGCCAGGTTGCGCCGACGGATATTTCCGTGCTGGTGATCGGCGAAAGCGGCACGGGCAAAGAGCTGGTGGCGCGGGCACTGCATGACCTGTCTCCCCGCCGTTCCAAGCCGCTGCTGTTCGTGAATTGCGGCGCCATTCCGCAGGGAATTTTCGAGAGCGAAGTCTTCGGCCACGAGCGCGGCAGCTATACCGGCGCGGAGAAGCTGCGTTTAGGCTACTTCGAACAGGCCGACGGCGGCACACTGGTGCTCGACGAGATCGGCGAGATGCCGATGGGCGCACAAGTGAAGCTGCTGCGGGTGCTTGAACAGGGTGAGTTCATGCGTGTCGGCTCGAGTTCCATCCGCAAGGTAAATGTGCGCATTATCGCCGCGACGCACGTCGATCTGATGGCGGCGGTAGCGCGCGGCGATTTCCGGCAGGATTTGTATTACCGGCTGAAGGCCGTAACCGTAACCGTTCCGCCGCTGCGTGACCGCGCCGAGGATATCCCCTTGCTGTGCGATCATTTTCTGAAGCTGTTCTGTGAGCGGAATCACCTGGCCGAACCCGTCATCTCCGACGAAGCCAAGCAGCTTCTGAAGGGTCAGTACTGGAGCGGAAACGTGCGTGAACTGCGCAACGTGGTAGAAACGGTGCTTACCCTCGAGCGCGGCGTATCACTGCTCAAGGCGGAGCATTTCAGGCCGCACCTGCCGAATGGAGCCACGGCGTCCAACCTTCCCGTGCTGGTACATCGTTCGCCGGAGGCACTGGAACAGGAATTGCTGCTGCGTACGTTGCTGGATCTGCGCCGGGAAGTCGGCGAGGTCAAGACCTTGCTGGTGGCGGCCATCAGCAGCAGCCAACCGACACAGTCGACAGCCGAGTCGGTCAAGCTGCGGGATATGGAACGGGAACAGATTCTGCGCACTCTGAATGAAAACAGAGGCAACCGCCGCAAGACGGCTCGCGATCTCGGCATTGGCGAGAGAACACTTTACCGGAAACTGAAGGAATATGAGATCCTTTAG
- a CDS encoding GNVR domain-containing protein, with amino-acid sequence MPETPSHQINLLDFLAFLLRWRKFLLTAVIAVSVIVGIVAFIMKPLYRSTAVVHGTEQSSQGFGGLIASKLSELSGFAGIGSMFGAPSSEIYVQILRSRWMSERLVEKFDLRSVYKMKDAKLEDVLDAAKAHTRFELDPQSGSVIIYSEDTEPKRSQAMTQFLVDELDKRNQELRASGAQREREFIGQRLNEARATLTSLEDSLSRYQLATGVFNVNEQVKATLEAAAQLEAQRLAVQTELEMSNQVYNSQNPQVAYLRLKMASIDSTIRSLSRGKATDAQGVDVLLHLQDTPNQAMGYLRLTRDIEIQQLLVAFLIQQFEQARIEEQRNTPTFMRVDPPVVGTRKVWPQRAMMVAIGAFAAFFFGILYALANEFFRRAGTDPSHPQHESLLSVKQAWSGSRES; translated from the coding sequence ATGCCCGAGACCCCCTCTCATCAGATCAATCTCCTCGACTTCTTAGCCTTCCTGCTCCGATGGCGAAAGTTCTTGCTCACTGCAGTGATCGCCGTCTCCGTCATTGTGGGTATCGTCGCGTTCATCATGAAACCTCTCTATCGAAGCACTGCGGTGGTTCACGGGACTGAGCAGTCTTCACAAGGTTTCGGTGGATTGATTGCATCCAAGCTCTCGGAGCTAAGCGGATTCGCGGGAATTGGATCCATGTTTGGAGCTCCTTCTTCGGAAATCTATGTCCAAATACTTCGCAGTCGTTGGATGAGCGAGCGACTAGTGGAGAAGTTTGACCTGCGTAGTGTGTACAAGATGAAGGATGCAAAACTCGAAGACGTTCTCGACGCAGCGAAGGCGCATACGCGTTTCGAATTGGATCCTCAGTCCGGGTCAGTCATAATCTATTCGGAAGATACTGAGCCTAAGCGGTCACAAGCCATGACCCAGTTTCTCGTTGATGAATTGGACAAGAGAAATCAGGAGTTGCGCGCTTCGGGCGCACAACGGGAGCGTGAATTCATCGGTCAACGGCTCAATGAAGCTCGAGCAACATTGACGTCGCTCGAAGATAGTCTGTCGCGGTACCAGTTGGCAACTGGGGTCTTTAATGTCAATGAGCAGGTCAAGGCAACGCTCGAAGCCGCGGCGCAACTCGAAGCGCAGCGGCTGGCGGTTCAGACAGAGTTGGAAATGAGTAATCAGGTCTACAACTCTCAAAATCCGCAGGTTGCATATCTGCGCCTGAAAATGGCTAGTATAGACTCCACCATTCGATCCCTCTCGCGGGGCAAAGCGACGGATGCCCAAGGAGTGGATGTCTTGCTTCATCTGCAGGATACACCGAATCAGGCAATGGGGTACTTGCGACTAACACGCGATATTGAGATACAACAACTCCTTGTTGCCTTCCTTATCCAGCAATTTGAGCAAGCAAGAATTGAAGAACAGCGCAACACACCGACGTTTATGCGGGTAGACCCCCCCGTGGTGGGCACGCGCAAGGTGTGGCCGCAACGTGCCATGATGGTGGCTATCGGCGCTTTTGCCGCCTTCTTCTTCGGCATATTATATGCCCTTGCGAATGAGTTCTTCCGCCGAGCCGGAACCGACCCTTCGCACCCACAGCATGAGAGTCTCCTCAGCGTGAAACAAGCATGGTCGGGAAGCCGGGAGTCGTAG
- a CDS encoding peptidylprolyl isomerase, with protein sequence MMTQMRENMPLIMWILVGAFLATIVFSWGMGGFKNKGQLDGVVGKVGNKEILYDQYNRLVQDRVASERKQDDKKQLTDADIRKIRQEVWDELVRNDLMAEFQTKWGIVTSDAEVAYAVQNNPPSWIRENENFLKDGQFDPSKYHEFLKDPRSAQLLVMIEKEYRSSIGNQKVIDRIIAPVFVSPTEVQDEYQATTQKLNAAVVSFPVKNFPVDSGSVSAAEIQDYYSKHKADYERPEKRQLSYVAIPIVATREDSSRIVETAQEALQRAKAGEDFASLAKEYSEDEGSATQGGDLGYFTRGRMVKEFDSTAFVTDTGKVAGPVTTRFGVHIIKVFDRKHGADGDSVKASHILLKWKVSPETDERASQKAKDFSDAIKSDGFATSAPRFGLQVKETEFFQKNPSGNIPGIGSLLPAMDFAFGSKINAVSHVFKTKVRNEDSYVVFQIKAIQPKGVALLTDVQSQIRGILVKDKQEAAALEAAKKFRSRVTDPQTFLSVASRESLKVDTTGEHLRRDYMRGLGSDETIAKTLLTLNPGQLSDALANSRGAYVAVLISKTSPDMSGFDSQKGDILNKLRQNRQNSVYADWLAQAEKQVKVDDKRYLYYTDY encoded by the coding sequence ATGATGACCCAAATGCGCGAGAACATGCCGCTGATCATGTGGATCCTGGTAGGGGCCTTCCTCGCGACCATCGTCTTCTCTTGGGGTATGGGCGGGTTCAAGAACAAAGGCCAGCTCGACGGGGTCGTGGGTAAGGTTGGGAATAAAGAAATCCTCTATGACCAGTACAATCGTCTCGTGCAAGATCGTGTTGCTTCGGAACGCAAGCAGGACGACAAAAAACAACTTACCGATGCCGATATCCGCAAAATTCGTCAGGAAGTGTGGGATGAGCTTGTCAGAAACGATCTGATGGCTGAGTTTCAGACGAAATGGGGCATTGTCACATCGGACGCTGAAGTCGCGTACGCCGTTCAGAACAATCCGCCAAGCTGGATCCGGGAAAATGAGAACTTCCTGAAGGACGGACAGTTTGATCCTTCCAAGTACCATGAATTTCTTAAGGATCCCCGTTCGGCCCAGTTGCTCGTCATGATCGAGAAAGAATACCGTTCGAGCATTGGCAATCAGAAGGTCATTGATCGCATCATTGCTCCGGTGTTTGTCAGCCCCACGGAAGTCCAGGATGAATACCAGGCGACGACCCAGAAATTGAACGCCGCCGTCGTCAGTTTCCCCGTGAAGAACTTCCCGGTGGATTCGGGCTCGGTTTCCGCGGCGGAGATTCAGGACTATTACTCCAAGCACAAAGCGGACTATGAACGCCCAGAAAAGCGCCAGTTGTCCTATGTCGCGATTCCCATCGTGGCTACCCGCGAAGACTCCAGCCGCATCGTCGAGACCGCTCAGGAAGCTCTTCAGCGCGCCAAGGCCGGCGAGGATTTCGCGTCTTTGGCCAAGGAATATTCCGAAGATGAAGGCTCCGCGACGCAGGGGGGTGACCTTGGATATTTCACCCGCGGCCGCATGGTCAAAGAGTTTGATTCAACCGCTTTTGTCACGGACACCGGCAAGGTTGCCGGTCCCGTCACCACACGCTTCGGTGTGCATATCATCAAGGTGTTCGATCGCAAGCACGGTGCCGATGGGGACTCGGTGAAGGCGAGCCACATTCTGCTCAAGTGGAAAGTCAGTCCCGAGACCGATGAACGCGCTTCCCAGAAGGCCAAGGACTTCTCCGACGCCATTAAGTCCGACGGCTTCGCCACCTCGGCGCCCCGTTTTGGCCTGCAGGTCAAGGAAACCGAATTCTTCCAGAAGAACCCTTCCGGCAACATCCCGGGCATTGGCTCGCTCCTTCCGGCAATGGACTTTGCCTTCGGCTCCAAGATCAATGCCGTCAGCCACGTGTTCAAGACCAAGGTCCGCAACGAAGACTCCTATGTGGTCTTCCAGATCAAGGCCATTCAGCCTAAGGGCGTGGCTCTTCTTACCGACGTGCAAAGTCAAATCCGTGGCATACTGGTGAAGGACAAGCAGGAAGCGGCAGCCCTCGAAGCCGCCAAGAAATTCCGCAGCAGAGTGACCGATCCTCAGACCTTCCTGTCTGTCGCATCCCGCGAAAGCCTCAAGGTCGATACCACCGGTGAACACCTTCGCCGGGATTATATGCGCGGTTTGGGATCCGACGAGACCATCGCCAAGACCCTGCTGACGCTGAACCCCGGTCAACTGTCGGATGCACTGGCTAACAGCCGTGGCGCCTATGTTGCCGTCCTGATCAGCAAGACCAGCCCTGACATGAGCGGATTCGACTCCCAGAAGGGTGACATTCTGAACAAGCTCCGCCAGAACCGCCAAAACAGCGTCTACGCCGACTGGCTGGCTCAGGCCGAAAAACAGGTCAAGGTGGATGATAAACGGTATCTGTACTACACCGACTATTGA
- the uvrB gene encoding excinuclease ABC subunit UvrB, with the protein MSEFELITDLRPQGDQQQAIDELVAGIRNGERYQTLLGITGSGKTFSIANVIKEVKKPTLIMSHNKTLAAQLYGEFKGFFPHNAVEFFISYYDYYQPEAYVPTTDTFIEKETQINEEIDRLRLKATTALLERQDVIIVASVSCIYGLGSPQTFRDLLLMLHTGEEYDRREMLRRLVDMHYTRNDIEFPRGSFRVRGDVLEVHPAYEETAFRLEFFGDTLESIKHVAIVTGDVLDTRETFALYPAKHFVTSEPNLKRAMVAITAELEERLAELRSQNKLLEAQRLEQRTRFDLEMLREVGYCSGIENYSRHLSGRRPGERPDTLMDYFPDDFLLVVDESHVTIPQIRAMYRGDRNRKENLVEYGFRLPSAFDNRPMFFEEWETMAKRCIFVSATPSDYEMEKSKGVLVEQIIRPTGLIDPEIEVRPTKGQIDDLIAELKSVVERKERALVLTLTKRMAEDLSEYLEGVNIKVRYLHSEIEALDRVEILRELRLAQFDVLVGINLLREGLDLPEVSLVAILDADKEGFLRSERSLMQIAGRAARNVRGKVVFYADNITDSMRKVITETERRRTIQREYNTAHGITPMTIVKSIEDVLHSTAVADARVKEIVGDVTQDSMTLSAMEDLIDRLEREMKTMAKKQEYEKAAQLRDEIGRLKEQLK; encoded by the coding sequence ATGTCTGAATTTGAACTGATTACTGACCTCCGTCCTCAAGGGGACCAACAGCAGGCAATAGATGAACTCGTGGCGGGCATCCGCAACGGGGAACGGTACCAGACCCTCCTGGGAATTACCGGCTCGGGCAAGACTTTTTCGATTGCCAATGTGATCAAGGAGGTGAAGAAGCCGACCCTGATCATGTCGCATAATAAGACCCTGGCCGCGCAGCTCTATGGCGAATTCAAGGGCTTTTTCCCTCATAATGCTGTAGAGTTCTTCATATCTTATTACGATTATTATCAGCCGGAAGCCTATGTCCCGACGACGGACACGTTTATCGAAAAAGAGACCCAGATCAATGAAGAGATTGATCGGCTAAGGCTGAAAGCCACCACCGCCCTGCTGGAACGGCAGGATGTGATTATTGTGGCCTCGGTCTCCTGCATTTATGGTTTGGGTTCACCGCAGACCTTCCGGGATCTGCTGCTGATGCTCCATACCGGAGAGGAATACGACCGGCGGGAGATGCTGCGGCGGCTGGTGGACATGCATTACACCCGGAACGACATCGAGTTTCCGAGAGGGAGCTTCCGGGTACGCGGCGATGTGCTGGAAGTTCATCCGGCCTACGAAGAGACCGCCTTCCGGCTGGAGTTCTTCGGCGATACCCTGGAATCGATCAAGCACGTCGCGATTGTGACGGGGGATGTGCTGGATACCCGGGAGACGTTCGCGCTGTATCCGGCCAAGCATTTTGTGACCAGCGAGCCGAATCTGAAGCGCGCGATGGTGGCGATTACGGCGGAATTAGAGGAGCGGCTGGCGGAATTGCGCTCACAGAACAAGCTGCTGGAAGCCCAGCGGCTGGAGCAGCGGACGCGTTTCGATCTGGAGATGCTGCGGGAGGTGGGCTATTGCAGCGGGATCGAAAATTACTCGCGGCACCTCTCGGGGAGGCGGCCCGGCGAACGGCCCGACACCTTGATGGATTACTTCCCGGACGATTTCCTGCTGGTGGTGGATGAATCGCACGTGACCATTCCGCAAATCCGGGCCATGTACCGCGGCGACCGCAACCGCAAGGAAAACCTTGTGGAATATGGTTTCCGCCTGCCGTCCGCGTTCGATAACCGGCCCATGTTCTTCGAAGAGTGGGAAACGATGGCCAAGCGCTGCATCTTTGTCAGCGCAACGCCCAGCGATTACGAGATGGAAAAGAGCAAGGGCGTTCTGGTGGAGCAGATCATCCGGCCCACGGGGCTGATCGATCCGGAGATCGAGGTGCGCCCGACGAAAGGTCAGATTGACGACCTGATTGCGGAACTCAAATCGGTGGTGGAGCGCAAAGAACGGGCGCTGGTGCTGACGCTGACCAAACGGATGGCCGAGGACCTCTCGGAATATCTCGAAGGCGTGAATATCAAGGTCCGCTACCTGCACAGCGAGATCGAGGCGCTGGACCGCGTGGAGATTTTGCGGGAGCTGCGGCTGGCCCAGTTCGACGTGCTGGTGGGAATCAATTTGCTGAGAGAAGGTCTCGATTTGCCGGAAGTTTCCCTCGTGGCAATTCTCGATGCCGACAAGGAGGGTTTTTTGCGCAGCGAACGCAGCCTGATGCAGATTGCCGGGCGCGCCGCGCGTAATGTCCGTGGCAAAGTGGTATTCTATGCAGACAATATCACGGATTCGATGCGTAAGGTGATTACCGAAACCGAGCGGCGCCGCACCATTCAGCGCGAGTACAATACAGCCCACGGCATCACACCGATGACGATTGTCAAGTCCATCGAGGACGTGCTGCACAGCACGGCGGTGGCGGATGCGCGGGTGAAGGAGATTGTAGGGGATGTGACGCAGGACAGCATGACGCTGTCAGCGATGGAAGATCTGATCGACCGCCTCGAGCGAGAAATGAAGACTATGGCAAAGAAGCAGGAATACGAGAAGGCGGCGCAATTGCGGGACGAGATCGGCAGACTCAAGGAGCAACTGAAGTGA